CGCCAAAAGGTCTGGAACGCGCATTTTCACAATCAACAGACCGTTGATGAGGCCAACAAAGGCCCCCATCATCAGACAGGCCAGCACGGCCACAAACGCCGACTGTTCGAGCACCACCATCATGTAGGCCGAGAGCATCAGCGCTGATGTTGCAACCGACCCGATGGAAAGATCAAAGCCGCCCACGACCAGCGTGCAGGTAACGCCAAGCGCCAAGATGCCCGTGATCGCCACGGACTGGAAGATGAAGGCAGCAGAACGCGGACCCGCAAAACCATTGGTGGCGAGCGAGAAGAAGACGATCAGACCCAGTAGCAGGCACAAAAAACCATACCGGATGGCCAGGTTCACCAGCGTCTGCGACCGGTCGACACTCGGGGGAAGAGGCTTTGCGGTATCAGGTTGGGAGGTCTGCGTGTCGGTTGTCATGAAGCGTGTGTTTCTATGTTGGAAGACTGGTTTGCCTGACCGGACACCTGCGCCAGCATAGCGCCCAAGTCGACATCCTCATTGCGGTGCTCGCCCACCAGGCTGTGCTCGTAAAGGACAAGAATGCGGTCAGCGATTTCGAGCGCCTCATCCAGTTCGGCAGCAAAAACGATGGTCGCACGCTCGCTGGCGGTATCGCGGATGGAGCGGCCAATGTCGCGGCGGGCGCGGATATCCACGCCCTGGAAAGGCTCATCGAGCACCAGAAGCTCACTGGCTTCAGCCATCCAACGGCCAACCATCACCTTTTGCTGGTTGCCGCCCGACAGCGTGCCGATATCGTCGGCGGGTGATTGGCAGACCACGCCCAGCTGGTCGATCATCGATTGTGTGGTCCGCTTTTCGCTGGCCCTGCTCAAAAAGGAGAGAGGGGCATGGCGGGCGGTGAACGGCAAGGTGAGATTTTGCGTGATATCGAAGGTTGGGATAACGCCATTCGACGCGCGGTCTTTGGGCGACATAAACACACCAGCGGCGATGGCAGCTTCTGGTGAGGCGGGTGTGTAGGCCTTACCGGCCAAACGCATCTGGCCAGCGAGCGGCTTCTCCATGCCGAACAGGATCGAGGCAAGCTTGGTCTTGCCGCTGCCCAACAGCCCGGTGATCGCCACCACCTCGTTGCGGTGGATCGTCAAAGTGATCGGTGCGCCGCCTTCAGAGAGCTTCAAGCCGTCCAGTTCGATCACGGGCTCGCCTTCGGTGGCGACGTTGATGTCGACTGCTGTCATGGCATGGCCAAGCATGGCCGTAACAGCGCCTTCATAGTCGAGCGGCTCGGTTTCGAACGTGCCAGAAATCTGACCATCGCGCATCGAAATGATGCGGTCGGCGATGCGGCGAATGTCCGACATACGGTGCGAGATGTAGAGGATCGCGACGCCAGTTTCACGCAAGTGATCGAGCAGCTTGAAGAGACGCTCAGCTTCCGTGGCCGAGAGCGATGAAGTCGGCTCATCAAGGATGAGAACTTTCGGATCCTTGGCCATGGCGCGGGCGATAGCAATCAGCTGGCGCTCGGCGACACCCAAATCAGAAACCTGCGTGCGCACATCAATGTCCAAGCCCATGGCCGACGCAATTTTGCGTGCATCCTTACGCAGCTTGCCCTGGTTGATGAAGAAACCTGCACCCGGCTCGTTCAGGCGGTCGAGCATCAGGTTGGAAGCAACGTCAAGGTCAGGGATTACGCCATCATTGATGGACTGGTGGACGGTGACCACGCCAGCTTCAATCGCCTGGCTGGGGGATGCGGGGGAAAACGATTCGCCAAACAGTTCGATGCTGCCGCCATCGCATGCATGCACACCGCAAAGAATTTTCACCAATGTGGATTTGCCAGCGCCGTTCGCGCCCATCAGCACGGTGATCTGACCGGCTGGGATCGTAAGATCGATGCCCCGCAAAACGCGGTTTGGCCCAAAGGCTTTTTCGATTCCGACGACGCGGCACGCGGCGTGTTGCATAGGCTGGTGGCCCGTTTGTTGTTCGCCCATGGTTTGTCCATGGTTGCTCCCTGAGGATGATCGTGAGCGCCCAAATGGCAAAAGTCAAGAGCACTTGACAAATGGCGAATTGGACGACCAGACTTGCGGTTAATGAATAAGGTTCGAGCAGGCGCACCCACCAAATGAGGTGTGCAGCATAGGAGGAACGAACCCGTGGCGACCACTCAAACTCCACATGACTATAAAGCGCTCAGCGTTGAAACGCTGCCTGGCCGGCTTGTCGGCGTAGCTGACCTTTCAACACGCGTTGGGGCCGATCCGGCCAGTTGGTCAGTTGAAGAAGTTGGCGATGGCAATTTGAACCTGGTGTTCATCGTCACTGGGCCATCTGGCCGCGTGGTGGTGAAGCAGGCCTTGCCCTATGTGCGATTGGTCGGCGACAGCTGGCCGCTTCCATTGAAGCGCGCCTTCTTTGAATTTCACGCTCTGACACGCCAAGCCGCACGTGACCCTGGCATGGTGCCCGACATCTACCATTTCGATGAAGCTCAAGCGCTGATCGTGATGGAGTATCTGTCACCGCACATCATTTTGCGTGGCAAGCTGATCAAGGGCGAAAGTGTCGATGGTTTGGGCAAGGCGCTCGGGCTGTTCTGCGCCCGCACCGCCTTTCGCGGCTCTGACCTTGCGATGAACGCCGGCGAGAAGAAGGCTGATACGGCTCTATTCACTGGCAATGTGGAGCTGTGTGACATCACCGAGCAGTTGGTGTTCACCGACAGCTACCATGACGCTGAGCGCAACCATCACACGCCTGAGCTTCAGCCGGTCGTCGATGAGCTACGGGCCGATCCCGCGCTGAAGGCTGCCGCACAGTTCATGCTGATGCGGTTCACGTCGGGCGGCGAAACGCTGATGCACGGCGACCTGCACACCGGCTCGGTGATGTGCACTGACACCGATACGAAGGTGATCGATCCCGAATTCGCGTTTTACGGCCCGCTTGGTTTCGACCTTGGGATGCTGATTGCGAACTATCTGATGGCCTATTTCAGCCAGCCTGCCCATCGCTCTGCCGATGAGCTGGACGGCTATCAGAACTGGCTTCTCGACGTCACGCGCGAGACCAGCATAACCTTCCACGCCGAGTTTGCTCACCTCTGGGCCAACGAACGCACGGGCATTCTCTATCCCCCGGCGCTTTTGGAAGATCAGGGTCAGTCTTCAGACGGCGCGCGCGATGCGCTGCTCAACC
The DNA window shown above is from Hyphomicrobiales bacterium and carries:
- a CDS encoding sugar ABC transporter ATP-binding protein, which translates into the protein MQHAACRVVGIEKAFGPNRVLRGIDLTIPAGQITVLMGANGAGKSTLVKILCGVHACDGGSIELFGESFSPASPSQAIEAGVVTVHQSINDGVIPDLDVASNLMLDRLNEPGAGFFINQGKLRKDARKIASAMGLDIDVRTQVSDLGVAERQLIAIARAMAKDPKVLILDEPTSSLSATEAERLFKLLDHLRETGVAILYISHRMSDIRRIADRIISMRDGQISGTFETEPLDYEGAVTAMLGHAMTAVDINVATEGEPVIELDGLKLSEGGAPITLTIHRNEVVAITGLLGSGKTKLASILFGMEKPLAGQMRLAGKAYTPASPEAAIAAGVFMSPKDRASNGVIPTFDITQNLTLPFTARHAPLSFLSRASEKRTTQSMIDQLGVVCQSPADDIGTLSGGNQQKVMVGRWMAEASELLVLDEPFQGVDIRARRDIGRSIRDTASERATIVFAAELDEALEIADRILVLYEHSLVGEHRNEDVDLGAMLAQVSGQANQSSNIETHAS
- a CDS encoding S-methyl-5-thioribose kinase, with protein sequence MATTQTPHDYKALSVETLPGRLVGVADLSTRVGADPASWSVEEVGDGNLNLVFIVTGPSGRVVVKQALPYVRLVGDSWPLPLKRAFFEFHALTRQAARDPGMVPDIYHFDEAQALIVMEYLSPHIILRGKLIKGESVDGLGKALGLFCARTAFRGSDLAMNAGEKKADTALFTGNVELCDITEQLVFTDSYHDAERNHHTPELQPVVDELRADPALKAAAQFMLMRFTSGGETLMHGDLHTGSVMCTDTDTKVIDPEFAFYGPLGFDLGMLIANYLMAYFSQPAHRSADELDGYQNWLLDVTRETSITFHAEFAHLWANERTGILYPPALLEDQGQSSDGARDALLNHIWNDAMGFCGVELHRRILTLAHNADFETIEDTAARAKLEARSLDLGRAILLKRPSNVDELIALARETNAKDLL